From the Nitrospirota bacterium genome, one window contains:
- a CDS encoding PIN domain-containing protein, giving the protein MTGDKVFLDTNILIYAYDTTAGKKHELSKGIVVDLWNSGLGHLSTQVLQEFFVAMTRKIPKPVSAELAKDIIKDLLKWDVVIADGDSILDAIEIHIRYKFSFWDSMVIGSAIKAGAGLLLSEDLSDKQEIEGLKIKNPFK; this is encoded by the coding sequence ATGACAGGCGATAAGGTCTTCCTCGATACGAATATCCTTATTTATGCCTATGACACTACCGCAGGTAAAAAACACGAACTATCTAAGGGGATTGTGGTCGATTTATGGAACTCTGGGCTTGGACATTTAAGCACTCAGGTGCTTCAGGAATTCTTTGTTGCCATGACAAGGAAGATACCAAAACCTGTGAGTGCAGAATTAGCTAAAGACATCATAAAGGACCTCCTGAAATGGGATGTTGTCATAGCTGACGGAGACTCTATACTGGATGCAATAGAAATCCACATTAGGTATAAATTCTCCTTCTGGGACTCTATGGTAATAGGCTCTGCCATAAAGGCTGGTGCAGGGTTATTATTGAGTGAAGATTTATCTGATAAGCAAGAGATAGAAGGTCTTAAGATTAAAAATCCATTTAAATAA
- a CDS encoding CopG family transcriptional regulator: protein MMEKQNVTLSLPISLLKKAKVIALNKEKSLSRLLRESLEEKVKEATGYKTAKERQMRLLKKGLELGTKGHLKISREELHDRR from the coding sequence ATGATGGAAAAGCAGAATGTGACATTGTCTTTACCTATATCGCTTCTGAAAAAGGCAAAGGTTATAGCCTTAAACAAGGAAAAATCATTAAGCAGGCTTTTAAGAGAATCCCTCGAAGAAAAGGTCAAAGAGGCAACCGGATATAAAACAGCAAAAGAAAGGCAGATGAGACTCCTGAAAAAAGGACTTGAACTTGGAACAAAGGGGCATCTCAAAATCTCGAGGGAAGAGCTTCATGACAGGCGATAA
- a CDS encoding radical SAM protein yields the protein MSRRLIEKADALLKKERGTVLKDPGGKVNICLVYPNTYFVGMSNLGFQGIYTLLNERVDTVCERAFLPDPKDMQEFERTGTELFSMESKRPLGRFDIVAFSVSFENDYPNILKLLALSKIPFRQSERKPSHPLLVMGGVCAFSNPEPFAEFFDICFIGEGEEMLNEFIDEYKRAGTKDKLLRNCLHIEGLYVPSLYEVSNEPLKRTALEGAPKTIKKRFVSDISGFKPSIITPETEFSNMYLIEAMRGCPWKCRFCLAGHVYSPLRKKLLSVIKQEISDALKLTERVGLIAPSLMDYPYIEDVLKTEGVNFSITSLRASPKSIRLIALLRGKSISIAPEAGTERLRNVINKRLKEEEIIETSRHALLHGIERLKLYFMVGLPTEKDEDIDGIIGLVKKIRESPTKGEVTLSVSTFVPKPFTPFQWHPMEKEDVVKRRLSMIKRALIPIKGVRVFHDVLKYAYMQGMFSMADRRVSNVLIKMLEVSDWQKASYNSGIKPDFYIFRKKDFTEPLPWDFIDTGISKEELWKEYQKAVSELTFHIKM from the coding sequence ATGAGCCGTAGACTTATTGAAAAGGCAGATGCTCTTCTTAAAAAGGAACGGGGCACTGTATTAAAAGACCCTGGAGGCAAGGTCAATATTTGTTTAGTCTACCCCAATACATATTTTGTTGGAATGTCCAATTTAGGATTTCAGGGCATATATACACTGCTTAACGAAAGAGTTGATACTGTTTGCGAAAGGGCATTCCTTCCTGACCCTAAAGACATGCAGGAGTTTGAAAGGACAGGCACGGAGCTTTTCTCTATGGAATCGAAAAGACCTCTCGGAAGATTCGACATAGTTGCATTTTCAGTGTCATTTGAAAACGACTATCCAAACATCCTTAAGCTCCTTGCGCTTTCTAAAATCCCCTTCAGGCAGTCAGAGCGAAAACCCTCTCACCCTTTGCTCGTCATGGGCGGTGTATGCGCCTTTTCAAACCCTGAGCCTTTTGCCGAGTTCTTTGACATATGCTTTATTGGAGAGGGAGAGGAGATGCTGAATGAGTTCATAGATGAGTATAAAAGGGCAGGCACAAAGGATAAACTTTTAAGAAACTGCCTCCACATAGAAGGTCTTTATGTGCCATCTCTTTATGAGGTAAGTAATGAGCCATTAAAAAGAACCGCTCTTGAGGGTGCACCCAAGACAATAAAGAAAAGGTTTGTAAGTGATATATCAGGATTTAAGCCATCGATAATAACGCCTGAGACAGAGTTCTCTAATATGTATCTTATAGAGGCAATGAGGGGATGCCCATGGAAATGTAGGTTCTGCCTTGCAGGTCATGTGTATAGCCCCCTCAGAAAGAAACTTCTTAGTGTAATAAAACAGGAGATTTCCGATGCACTAAAGCTCACAGAGAGGGTGGGACTCATAGCACCATCCCTCATGGATTACCCTTATATAGAGGATGTCCTTAAGACAGAGGGTGTAAATTTCTCTATAACCTCTCTGAGGGCAAGCCCAAAAAGCATAAGGCTAATAGCCCTCCTTAGGGGAAAAAGCATCTCTATTGCACCTGAGGCAGGCACAGAAAGATTAAGAAATGTAATTAACAAAAGGCTTAAAGAGGAGGAAATTATAGAGACCTCAAGACATGCTCTTTTGCATGGGATAGAAAGATTAAAACTGTATTTTATGGTAGGCTTGCCAACAGAGAAAGATGAAGATATAGATGGAATAATAGGTCTTGTAAAAAAGATAAGAGAAAGCCCTACGAAAGGTGAGGTTACACTGTCAGTAAGCACATTCGTGCCAAAGCCATTTACACCTTTTCAGTGGCATCCAATGGAAAAAGAAGATGTAGTTAAAAGAAGGCTAAGTATGATTAAGCGAGCTTTGATTCCCATTAAGGGGGTTCGGGTCTTTCACGATGTTCTAAAGTATGCATATATGCAAGGGATGTTTTCGATGGCCGACAGAAGGGTTTCCAATGTACTCATAAAGATGCTCGAGGTCTCGGACTGGCAGAAAGCCAGTTATAACTCAGGCATTAAGCCTGACTTTTATATATTCAGGAAAAAAGATTTCACTGAGCCTCTTCCATGGGATTTTATAGACACAGGGATAAGCAAGGAGGAACTGTGGAAGGAGTATCAAAAGGCAGTGTCTGAATTGACATTTCACATAAAAATGTGA
- a CDS encoding XTP/dITP diphosphatase, translated as MEIVLATRNAKKIEELRRLLKGIGFTLLSLESFPDCPEVEETGSRFEENAIEKAQTVARFTKKPAIADDSGLEVDALSGAPGVLSARYAGEGATDKDNLNKLLKNMHSIAEGKRQARFVCVIALAYPDGKVKTFEGSVEGSIAKVAMGRHGFGYDPVFYPKGFRRTFAEMSHSEKDSLSHRQKALRKLHEYLIHEKQKT; from the coding sequence ATGGAAATAGTTTTAGCCACAAGAAACGCTAAAAAAATCGAGGAGCTTAGAAGGCTCTTGAAAGGGATAGGTTTCACATTATTAAGTCTTGAATCCTTTCCCGACTGCCCGGAGGTTGAGGAAACAGGTAGTAGATTCGAGGAAAACGCTATAGAAAAGGCACAAACAGTCGCAAGATTCACCAAAAAACCTGCCATAGCAGATGACTCAGGACTCGAGGTGGATGCCCTAAGTGGTGCACCCGGGGTGTTGTCTGCAAGATATGCAGGTGAGGGGGCTACTGATAAAGATAATCTCAATAAACTCCTTAAGAACATGCACTCTATTGCTGAGGGTAAAAGACAGGCAAGGTTTGTCTGCGTAATAGCCTTAGCATATCCTGATGGTAAGGTTAAGACCTTTGAGGGCTCTGTAGAGGGTAGTATTGCAAAGGTTGCAATGGGCAGACATGGGTTTGGTTATGACCCTGTGTTTTACCCCAAAGGCTTTAGAAGGACATTTGCAGAGATGAGCCATTCTGAAAAAGACAGTCTTAGCCATAGACAAAAGGCATTAAGAAAGCTCCATGAGTATCTGATTCATGAAAAACAAAAGACATGA
- a CDS encoding formate/nitrite transporter family protein: protein MAEIFGFDAYSPGEIAEKVESVGVTKARLPVLSVVMLGVLAGAFISLGAMFSTLVVSDKSLGFAISRVLGGVTFSLGLVLVVIAGAELFTGNNLLVMAWVSRRISTVELIKNWLIVFIANFIGSIGIVLFVILSGYWKMSGGAVGEEALSIAAYKVTLSFGEAFFNGVLCNLLVCLAIWLTLAGRSVMDKILAIIFPISAFVAAGFEHCVANMYFIPLGILLYKWGLVTPQGIENLSWAGFIHNLIPVTAGNIIGGSVFVALVYYVIYRRAGVNRG, encoded by the coding sequence ATGGCAGAGATATTCGGGTTTGATGCATACTCTCCGGGAGAGATTGCCGAGAAGGTTGAAAGCGTTGGGGTTACAAAGGCAAGACTGCCTGTGCTTTCAGTCGTGATGCTCGGTGTCCTTGCGGGTGCATTTATAAGCCTCGGTGCTATGTTTTCTACACTTGTTGTATCTGATAAAAGTCTTGGCTTTGCTATAAGCAGAGTTCTTGGAGGGGTTACATTCTCTCTGGGGCTTGTCCTGGTTGTTATTGCCGGTGCTGAGCTTTTTACAGGGAATAACCTTCTTGTTATGGCATGGGTAAGCAGAAGAATCTCCACAGTAGAGCTGATTAAAAACTGGCTCATTGTATTTATCGCCAATTTCATCGGCTCAATTGGTATTGTGCTCTTTGTCATACTTTCAGGCTACTGGAAGATGTCAGGCGGTGCAGTCGGTGAGGAGGCTTTAAGTATTGCGGCATATAAGGTGACACTTTCATTTGGAGAGGCGTTTTTCAATGGAGTGCTCTGTAATCTCCTTGTGTGTCTGGCAATATGGCTTACACTTGCAGGAAGAAGCGTGATGGATAAGATTTTAGCAATCATCTTTCCGATTTCTGCCTTTGTTGCAGCAGGCTTTGAGCACTGTGTTGCAAATATGTATTTCATCCCGCTTGGAATATTGCTTTATAAATGGGGGCTCGTCACACCTCAGGGCATAGAAAACCTCTCATGGGCAGGATTCATCCATAACTTAATTCCTGTAACAGCAGGAAATATCATAGGTGGCAGTGTTTTTGTAGCACTGGTGTATTATGTGATTTACAGAAGGGCAGGAGTAAACAGGGGCTGA
- a CDS encoding fibronectin type III domain-containing protein, translating to MLSKCKKEVRDTQSPSVPSGIIGNALSPYEIKVLWSASTDDTAVVEYRVYQKQGLLESIKTTSASYKGLTPDSAYCINLTALDSTGNESGHSKEVCIKTPGLLIAKAKPVVKPKVEVPKVEAPKEKPPKVEVKRIPKPPEPPSGLKARPISSSQIDLTWSPSTAELGVSGYNIYREGTLHKSVTTASASYTGLKPQSTYCFTISVVDSAGNESGKTREVCATTLTVEDKGPPTPPTGLKAEPVGTTQINLTWNPSKDDREVTGYNVYSKGVLSKTEKATASQMAKLNPNTRYCYSVTAFDDAGNESSQSGEACAVTAMAPDIGIPSVPSGLSAIASAPTQVDLSWNASTDDVGVTGYNIYKDGAFLKSVTTTSTSYRDEDLGETSCYTVSSLDSAGNESGKSRQVCVMMKAVSARGTVWAGGMNDYGQIGDGTTTSKTTLVQVGGISTVMRITAGMEHTVVLKEDGTVWAWGRNLKGQLGDGTTVDRHTPVQVKGLSDVTAIAAGWYHTVALKKDGTVWVWGRNYYGQLGDGTSADRSTPVQVKGLTDVTAIAAGWYHTVAVKKDGSVWAWGWNFRGQLGDGTTDDSKVPIPVRDIKDVIALSAGQHHSVALKKDGTVWAWGWNDSGQIGNGTTIPDKYLATEVKGLTGIKAIVAGGSHTLALKKDGSIWAWGANEYGQLGDGTSVPKSIPTKIEAVPDVYYIAAGMNQTVALKSDGTLWAWGWGLKVGQRQEKFTPVRISGIVGITEISAGMYHIVALKGE from the coding sequence TTGCTCTCCAAATGTAAGAAAGAGGTAAGAGATACCCAGTCGCCCAGTGTTCCTTCTGGAATCATTGGAAATGCCCTATCCCCATATGAGATAAAGGTTTTATGGTCAGCCTCCACTGACGACACCGCTGTAGTTGAATACAGGGTCTATCAGAAGCAGGGACTGCTTGAGTCCATAAAAACGACATCTGCATCCTACAAGGGTTTAACCCCGGACAGCGCTTATTGCATAAATCTGACTGCCTTAGATTCTACTGGCAATGAGTCGGGACATAGTAAAGAGGTGTGCATAAAGACCCCGGGGTTACTTATTGCAAAGGCAAAACCTGTGGTTAAGCCAAAGGTAGAGGTGCCAAAGGTAGAGGCGCCAAAGGAGAAACCTCCGAAGGTGGAAGTTAAAAGAATCCCCAAGCCACCAGAGCCACCATCAGGCTTAAAGGCAAGACCTATATCGTCCTCTCAGATAGACCTTACATGGAGCCCTTCCACTGCTGAATTGGGCGTATCGGGATATAATATCTACCGTGAGGGTACACTTCATAAGTCTGTAACAACTGCATCTGCTTCATACACAGGGCTTAAGCCCCAGAGCACATACTGCTTTACCATAAGTGTGGTTGACTCTGCAGGAAACGAGTCAGGAAAAACCCGTGAGGTGTGTGCAACGACTTTAACTGTAGAGGACAAAGGACCTCCCACTCCTCCAACAGGGCTCAAGGCAGAGCCTGTTGGAACTACACAGATAAACCTCACATGGAACCCCTCAAAGGATGACAGGGAGGTAACAGGATATAATGTTTACTCCAAAGGCGTGCTTTCAAAAACCGAAAAGGCAACAGCCTCGCAGATGGCAAAATTAAATCCGAACACCCGGTACTGCTATAGTGTAACTGCCTTTGATGATGCTGGAAACGAATCCTCTCAAAGCGGCGAGGCATGTGCAGTAACTGCCATGGCTCCTGACATAGGGATTCCATCAGTACCCTCTGGGCTTAGTGCAATTGCCTCGGCTCCAACCCAAGTAGACCTATCATGGAATGCCTCTACAGACGATGTAGGCGTTACAGGATACAATATCTATAAAGATGGTGCATTTCTTAAATCCGTAACTACAACCTCCACATCCTATAGAGACGAGGACCTTGGTGAGACAAGCTGTTATACGGTTTCTTCGCTGGATTCTGCTGGCAATGAGTCAGGTAAAAGCAGACAGGTCTGCGTAATGATGAAGGCAGTCTCTGCAAGGGGCACTGTCTGGGCAGGCGGAATGAACGATTATGGCCAGATAGGAGATGGCACAACTACAAGCAAGACTACACTTGTTCAGGTAGGCGGAATTTCTACTGTAATGCGAATAACAGCTGGGATGGAGCACACAGTAGTCCTCAAGGAAGACGGAACGGTCTGGGCATGGGGCAGAAATCTTAAAGGTCAGCTTGGAGATGGCACAACAGTAGACAGACATACCCCTGTTCAGGTTAAAGGGCTTAGCGATGTCACTGCAATAGCCGCAGGCTGGTATCACACCGTTGCACTTAAAAAGGACGGAACAGTGTGGGTGTGGGGTAGAAATTATTATGGACAGCTGGGAGACGGCACAAGCGCAGACAGAAGTACACCTGTTCAGGTTAAAGGGCTTACCGATGTCACTGCAATAGCCGCAGGCTGGTATCATACCGTAGCTGTTAAGAAAGACGGCTCTGTCTGGGCATGGGGATGGAACTTTAGGGGACAGCTTGGGGATGGCACTACGGATGACAGCAAAGTGCCTATACCAGTTAGGGACATTAAAGATGTCATAGCTCTTTCGGCAGGACAGCACCATTCAGTGGCACTTAAGAAAGACGGAACGGTCTGGGCATGGGGGTGGAATGACTCAGGACAGATAGGCAACGGCACGACTATCCCTGACAAATACCTTGCCACAGAGGTTAAAGGGCTTACAGGGATAAAGGCAATAGTGGCAGGCGGAAGCCATACCCTTGCCCTCAAAAAAGACGGCTCTATCTGGGCATGGGGTGCTAACGAGTATGGACAGCTTGGAGACGGCACGAGTGTGCCAAAGAGTATCCCAACGAAGATAGAGGCAGTCCCTGATGTCTACTATATCGCCGCGGGTATGAACCAGACAGTGGCACTTAAATCAGATGGAACTCTCTGGGCATGGGGCTGGGGGCTAAAGGTAGGTCAGAGACAGGAGAAATTCACACCTGTTCGTATAAGTGGCATTGTAGGTATCACTGAGATATCCGCAGGCATGTACCACATAGTTGCACTCAAAGGCGAATGA
- the glgB gene encoding 1,4-alpha-glucan branching protein GlgB yields MPSKEEISLIVKAEHSKPFKVLGPHRTPKGISIRAFFPGRSNAWVIKKKKKFPMSLLHPDGFFEAFFEKEKELFPYMLMLKDKKPFYDPYSFPRLLTDYDIHLMAEGTHYKNYEKLGAHIRKVNGISGVHFSLWAPNARRVSVVGDFNNWDGRAHPMLLRKNTGIWEIFIPGLSEGTLYKYELLGKRYLSLKTDPYGFYSELRPNTASVVWDINKYTWNDHEWINGRGKRNELESPIAIYEVHPGSWMRVPEEGNRFLTYRELAGSLVRYVGEMGFTHIELLPLTEHPLDESWGYQTIGYFSATSRFGKPEELMYFIDCCHQNGIGVLMDWVPAHFPKDSHGLAFFDGTFLYEHEDPKLREHPDWGTHIFNYGRNEVANFLLTSALFWLDKYHLDGLRVDAVASMLYLDYSRGTGQWIPNIYGGNENVEAIAFVRRFNELCHEYHPGVLTIAEESTAWQMVSRPTYLGGLGFSLKWNMGWMHDMLIYFGRDPVHRKYHHNNLTFGLLYAFHENFVLVLSHDEVVHGKRSLLDKMPGDLWQKFANLRLLFGYMYAHPGKKMLFMGGEFGQWWEWDSSSSLQWHLLQYEPHRRLQRFVRDLNRLLKGEPSLYELDFHWRGFQWIDFSDSESSVVSFMRKAKDPEDFLVFVFNFTSVPRHNYRIGVPRKVIYREILNSDSEIYFGSNLGNGGWVPAEDVPSSGMPYSLNLTLPPLGMIALKPQ; encoded by the coding sequence ATGCCATCAAAGGAAGAGATTTCTCTTATCGTAAAAGCAGAGCATTCAAAGCCCTTCAAGGTGCTTGGCCCACATAGAACCCCAAAGGGCATCTCCATAAGAGCGTTCTTTCCCGGCAGGTCCAATGCATGGGTGATTAAGAAAAAGAAGAAGTTCCCTATGAGCCTCCTTCACCCAGATGGTTTTTTCGAGGCGTTCTTTGAAAAAGAAAAAGAGCTTTTTCCCTACATGCTCATGCTAAAGGATAAAAAGCCATTTTATGACCCATACAGCTTCCCTCGTCTTTTAACTGACTATGACATCCATCTTATGGCAGAAGGTACTCATTATAAAAACTACGAGAAGTTAGGTGCCCATATAAGGAAGGTCAATGGAATAAGCGGAGTGCATTTTAGCCTCTGGGCTCCAAATGCAAGGAGGGTAAGCGTTGTCGGAGACTTCAATAACTGGGACGGAAGGGCGCATCCAATGTTATTAAGAAAAAACACAGGCATATGGGAGATCTTTATCCCCGGGCTTTCCGAAGGCACTCTTTATAAATACGAGCTATTGGGAAAAAGGTATCTTTCGCTAAAGACGGACCCATATGGGTTTTACTCGGAGCTAAGGCCAAATACAGCCTCTGTTGTCTGGGATATAAATAAATATACATGGAATGACCATGAATGGATTAATGGCAGAGGAAAGAGAAACGAGCTTGAATCTCCAATAGCTATATATGAGGTGCATCCGGGCTCATGGATGAGGGTTCCCGAGGAGGGGAATAGATTTCTAACCTATCGGGAGCTTGCAGGGAGCCTTGTAAGATATGTGGGTGAGATGGGCTTCACCCACATAGAGCTCCTTCCCCTGACAGAGCATCCGCTCGATGAGTCATGGGGGTATCAGACCATAGGGTATTTTTCGGCTACAAGCAGGTTTGGAAAGCCCGAGGAGCTTATGTATTTCATTGACTGCTGTCATCAGAACGGAATTGGAGTTTTGATGGACTGGGTGCCTGCACATTTCCCAAAGGACAGTCATGGACTTGCCTTTTTTGACGGGACATTCCTTTATGAGCACGAAGACCCAAAGCTGAGGGAGCATCCAGACTGGGGAACCCATATATTCAATTACGGAAGAAACGAGGTGGCAAACTTTCTTCTTACAAGTGCCCTTTTCTGGCTCGACAAATACCATCTCGATGGCTTGAGGGTCGATGCAGTTGCATCGATGCTTTATCTTGACTACTCAAGAGGCACAGGGCAATGGATACCCAACATATATGGAGGTAACGAGAATGTCGAGGCAATTGCCTTTGTAAGGAGGTTTAACGAGCTTTGCCATGAATACCATCCAGGGGTGCTTACGATAGCAGAGGAATCCACTGCATGGCAAATGGTCTCAAGGCCAACATATCTTGGAGGTCTTGGCTTCAGTCTTAAATGGAATATGGGCTGGATGCACGACATGCTGATTTACTTTGGAAGAGACCCGGTGCATAGGAAATACCACCACAATAACCTCACATTTGGACTTCTTTATGCTTTTCACGAAAACTTTGTGCTTGTGCTTTCCCACGATGAGGTTGTTCATGGCAAAAGGAGTCTTCTCGACAAGATGCCAGGGGATTTATGGCAGAAGTTTGCAAACCTGAGACTGCTTTTTGGGTACATGTATGCACATCCCGGAAAGAAGATGCTTTTCATGGGCGGTGAGTTTGGGCAGTGGTGGGAATGGGATTCCTCATCGAGCCTTCAGTGGCATCTCCTTCAGTATGAGCCGCACAGGAGGCTTCAGAGATTCGTTAGGGACCTCAATAGACTTCTTAAAGGAGAGCCAAGCCTCTATGAGCTTGATTTTCACTGGAGGGGCTTTCAATGGATTGATTTCTCGGACTCGGAATCGAGTGTTGTCTCATTCATGAGAAAGGCAAAAGACCCAGAGGACTTTTTAGTCTTTGTATTTAATTTCACTTCAGTTCCAAGACATAACTACCGAATTGGAGTCCCAAGAAAAGTCATCTATAGGGAGATTCTAAATAGCGACTCTGAGATTTACTTTGGAAGTAATTTGGGAAATGGTGGCTGGGTGCCTGCCGAGGATGTGCCTTCAAGCGGCATGCCCTATTCCTTAAACCTCACCCTTCCACCACTTGGCATGATAGCCCTTAAGCCACAGTGA
- a CDS encoding type II secretion system F family protein has protein sequence MPIYSYEASDMRGKKVSASAEASDERTLREELRKNGLIPLSIKSAVGKKPAISLQRATKKDLLRFTQELGNLLESGLPIDKALFVLSEHSEKEKMRLVIREIYADIQRGQSLSQAMSRHRLFPPLYVNMIRAGEASGILEAVIRRISAFLEMTSQFRDEIISALIYPILLTVVGGLSVAILMLYVVPKFTKIFEDMGQALPAPTLLLLKASNIFTSYWWLFFTVIVLAIFLIRGYAKTKEGRVFVDGILLRVPFIRVLHMKLIISRFSRTFGTLLLSGVAILDAIRISREVAGNEVVSERLSVLEDGVRKGSRVSYALGQSEVFPPLVVQMIAVGEEAGKLEETFLRVADRFESESRNLIKRTVSLLEPAMIVVMGVVVGFIVVSMLLAVFSINEIPI, from the coding sequence ATGCCGATTTATAGCTATGAAGCCTCTGACATGAGGGGCAAAAAGGTTAGTGCTTCTGCCGAGGCATCAGATGAGCGCACCCTAAGGGAAGAGCTTAGGAAAAACGGTTTAATTCCATTAAGTATAAAGTCGGCTGTGGGGAAAAAACCCGCAATAAGCCTCCAGAGGGCTACAAAGAAAGACCTTCTCAGATTCACACAGGAACTCGGAAACCTTCTCGAATCAGGACTTCCAATAGACAAGGCATTGTTTGTTCTCTCCGAGCACTCCGAAAAAGAAAAAATGAGGTTGGTAATCCGAGAGATATATGCGGACATCCAGAGAGGACAGTCCCTTTCGCAGGCAATGTCAAGGCATAGGCTTTTCCCACCTCTTTATGTGAACATGATAAGGGCAGGAGAGGCAAGTGGTATCTTAGAGGCAGTGATAAGAAGGATTTCTGCATTCCTCGAGATGACCTCTCAATTCAGGGATGAGATAATCTCTGCACTCATATACCCGATATTGCTTACGGTAGTCGGAGGTCTTTCGGTTGCCATCTTAATGCTTTATGTAGTTCCTAAGTTTACGAAGATATTCGAGGACATGGGTCAGGCACTACCTGCACCAACACTGCTTCTTCTTAAGGCAAGTAATATATTTACCTCCTACTGGTGGCTGTTTTTTACGGTAATCGTATTGGCGATTTTCCTCATAAGGGGCTATGCTAAGACCAAAGAAGGCAGGGTCTTTGTAGATGGCATCCTGCTTAGGGTTCCATTCATTAGGGTGCTTCATATGAAACTAATTATATCCCGTTTCTCAAGGACATTTGGAACACTCCTTCTAAGCGGTGTGGCAATTCTGGATGCTATAAGAATCTCGAGGGAGGTAGCTGGAAACGAGGTTGTCTCGGAAAGGCTTAGTGTTCTTGAAGATGGAGTCAGAAAGGGCAGTCGTGTTTCTTATGCCTTGGGGCAGAGCGAGGTCTTTCCTCCGCTTGTCGTTCAGATGATAGCAGTTGGCGAGGAGGCAGGAAAATTAGAGGAGACATTTCTCAGAGTTGCCGACAGGTTCGAGTCTGAAAGCAGAAATCTCATCAAAAGGACAGTGAGCCTCCTTGAGCCAGCTATGATTGTAGTCATGGGAGTAGTTGTTGGCTTTATCGTCGTATCCATGTTGCTTGCAGTGTTTAGCATAAATGAGATACCCATTTAA
- a CDS encoding prepilin-type N-terminal cleavage/methylation domain-containing protein: MRYPFNHNKGFTLIELIVVLFIVGIAFSVVTVSVGRLYEKTVFKEELKRLFRTLKHSRDMAVTERAVFTVNIDSDKRTVGIEKDGMPFGSTVTLAKNISIEAEPIVFFPKGNSSGGLIEIKGPGNNNYQIEVSAVTGIAKVKRL; encoded by the coding sequence ATGAGATACCCATTTAACCATAACAAGGGTTTTACCCTTATAGAGCTTATAGTAGTCCTTTTTATTGTAGGCATAGCCTTCTCGGTCGTTACGGTATCGGTTGGCAGGTTATACGAAAAAACTGTATTTAAAGAGGAGCTTAAAAGACTCTTTAGGACATTAAAACATTCGAGGGATATGGCAGTCACGGAGAGGGCAGTCTTTACAGTCAATATTGACAGCGACAAGAGGACAGTGGGTATCGAAAAAGATGGCATGCCCTTTGGCTCTACAGTTACCCTTGCCAAAAATATCAGCATCGAGGCAGAGCCAATAGTGTTTTTTCCAAAAGGCAATAGCTCTGGCGGGCTCATAGAGATTAAAGGCCCTGGCAATAATAACTATCAGATTGAGGTCTCGGCTGTTACAGGTATTGCAAAGGTCAAAAGGCTTTAG
- a CDS encoding prepilin-type N-terminal cleavage/methylation domain-containing protein, translated as MRVSKGKGFTLIEIVIAMTLSVLLFMIVFSALRLGEKSQEKGIEREDISQRMRIISDRISWLIKGAYPYIVKKQDETVLYFSGTSSSLGLVTTSVDTYSEKPQDLGGLKWIKILRDEDGLKIKENVFISEDNLDGTGGEEYVFDPYVSSIGFEYLDTVNEGDKGTWSNNWSKEKDYLPSLVKIKIVLEHEGKKVEMPPIVTRIMAGGAESLK; from the coding sequence ATGAGAGTCAGTAAGGGAAAAGGCTTTACACTCATAGAGATTGTAATTGCCATGACCCTTTCTGTCTTGCTCTTTATGATTGTTTTTTCGGCATTGAGGCTTGGTGAGAAGTCTCAGGAAAAGGGCATAGAGAGAGAGGACATCTCCCAGAGAATGCGAATTATATCAGACAGGATCTCATGGCTCATAAAGGGCGCATACCCTTATATCGTAAAAAAGCAGGATGAAACCGTCCTTTACTTCTCAGGGACCTCCTCAAGCCTCGGACTCGTTACAACTTCCGTAGATACATACTCAGAGAAACCGCAAGATTTAGGAGGACTTAAATGGATAAAAATCCTCAGGGACGAGGATGGACTTAAGATTAAAGAGAATGTCTTTATCAGCGAAGATAACCTCGATGGCACAGGGGGGGAGGAATATGTGTTTGACCCTTATGTCAGCAGTATTGGATTTGAATACCTTGACACAGTCAATGAGGGTGACAAAGGCACATGGAGCAATAACTGGTCAAAAGAAAAAGACTATCTGCCCTCTTTGGTGAAAATAAAAATCGTCCTCGAGCATGAAGGCAAAAAGGTCGAAATGCCACCTATCGTTACGCGCATAATGGCAGGTGGTGCGGAATCCTTAAAATAG